The following DNA comes from Nicotiana sylvestris chromosome 10, ASM39365v2, whole genome shotgun sequence.
CTAAAACCACTAAGATTAAGGCTACATCAAGAAAATCTGTTAAGGATGACAAGGTGGTAATTTGTGCTGCTATTAAGGAGGACACAGTGGTGAAGAAAGTTGTGGCTCAGGGGGAATCTGTGCCAACTACTACTGATCAGGTAAAATTACCTCCATCAAAGTTAGATGTTTTGGTTTCTGCTATTGAAGTTCCACCCTTAGAAATTGTTCCACCCATAAGTGACAAACCTCGAGTGAAGGAAACTACTTTAGAAACAGACATTGTAACTTAGGAGAAAAAGATGGATACCACAAATGTCATGCCTGTGGTTGAGGGGGAATGTGATAAATAACAAGTAAATAAAGAGGCTTCTAATTGTATCTCTTTCAGCTGGACTGAGGATGAGGATGAAGTAGAGGTAGCTAGTCATAAGGCGTATCAGGCTCAGCATATGGCTCATGATACTGATGAGAAAAAGAGTGAGAATAAGGGGGAATCtagaaaggaaaaggaaagtgaGGCAGAAAATAAGTTAGGTGAACAAGTGGAAGAttctggagagaaagaaaaagatagTGAGGAAGAATGTGACTCTGAGGGTGATGGTGAGGAAGAATAAAAGGGAAGTGAAAGTGAGACTACTGAACGTGAGAGTGCGGAAAAGAATGCAAGTGGGTAATCTGAAGGCTCTATGGCTATTGGGAACACTGTCATATCCCCTTCAAGAGAAGCAAGTGGAGAGAAAAAGGCTAAAGAAAGTAGGCCTTGTTAACTCCTTTTACTGGAGATGAGGAGGTTAATAGTGATGAGGATGAATTACCCTTGTCTAAAGTAGGGAAGAATATCAAGAAGGCCCCTATGAAAACAACAAAATCAGTTATCCCTGCAAGAAAAGAAGTGGCCCCTCCTACTCAGACTCATCTCATAAGGAGTAAAAGAAAGGCTATTGATGAGAAGATCATTAAGGAGTCCAGAGGTGCCAAGAAGCCAAGAAAGAAAGCTCTTATTGTTGAACTTGTAGTTGAGTTGGATGAAGGGAATAAGTTTGACTCTACTCTGAAAGCGGACACCAGCACAAAAGAGGAAGGTTGTTAAACCCACTAGGGCAGCTACCACATCTTAGAAAGTcagtaaaggaaagaaaaagaaggtTGTGCCTGATGTGGTTGACAAGCTCACTGAATTCAAAAGAAAAGTGTTGAATGGGAAGATTCTTGCTAACACAAATGAGAAAGGTATGGCTCAGTTATTTGAAAAACTTGAACTATAGGCATGGAGACACATGTTTGTTAAGGTATTCTCTCCTCTGTGTGTGCTTGTTGTGGTGGAGTTCTATGCAAACTTCCAATTTAAGGGCAAAGTGGTCAAGAGTTTTGCAAGGGGGTTTGAGATGGAGTTTGATGCTGAAGAGCTTGGGATGCTACTGAATAATTTTTTTGTTAGGTAAAACAACTTTCTATTCAACCAAAATGTTCGTTACAAACCATGAATTGCTGACTAATTCCTAAACTATGTATGACAACTCTATACTCTACTATACAATACTGACCAATAAAACAGTGTTTGGTTCTGTCTATATCCTATACACATCATAGTTATCTATTCAAAATTGCAGAACTAAAAATACATCTAAAAGGTTATAAAACCTAAATATACTAAGAAAACCAGTTCAATGCCTCCAAATGCTTCTGCCAGCTGGGGTATATGTTGCCTCTGATATGTATGTGGATGCGATCTCTATATGTAGTCTATCTGGGGATGAGCTGCCACTCTAGAATCTAATCTTGTTTTTG
Coding sequences within:
- the LOC138879242 gene encoding uncharacterized protein, whose translation is MAHDTDEKKSENKGESRKEKESEAENKLGEQVEDSGEKEKDSEEECDSEGDDEEVNSDEDELPLSKVGKNIKKAPMKTTKSVIPARKEVAPPTQTHLIRSKRKAIDEKIIKESRGAKKPRKKALIVELVVELDEGNKFDSTLKADTSTKEEGC